A section of the Streptomyces xinghaiensis S187 genome encodes:
- the uvrC gene encoding excinuclease ABC subunit UvrC, which produces MADPSSYRPKPGQIPDSPGVYKFRDEHRRVIYVGKAKSLRQRLSSYFQDLAGLHPRTRTMVTTAASVEWTVVSTEVEALQLEYSWIKEFDPRFNVKYRDDKSYPSLAVTMNEEFPRVQVMRGPKRKGVRYFGPYAHAWAIRETVDLMLRVFPVRTCSAGVFKRSAQIGRPCLLGYIGKCSAPCVGRVSAEEHRELAEDFCAFMAGRTGAYLQRLERRMREAAEEMEYERAARLRDDIEALRRAMEKNAVVLTDATDADLIAVAEDELEAAVQIFHVRGGRVRGQRGWVTDKVEAVDTAGLVEHALQQLYGEESGEGVPREVLVPALPDPVEPLADWLAGRRGSRVDLRIPQRGDKKDLMATVQRNAQQALVLHKTKRASDLTTRSRALEEIAEALGLDSVPLRIECFDISHLQGEDVVASMVVFEDGLARKSEYRRFQIKSFAGQDDVRAMHEVIGRRFRRYLREKMATGEWDEETGNGAEGNGGNGADGAAPEPGLPGGPVDPETGRPRRFAYPPQLVVVDGGQPQVAAARRALDELGIDDVAVCGLAKRLEEVWLPGEDDPVVLPRTSEGLYLLQRVRDEAHRFAIAYQRSKRGKSLRAGPLAEVPGLGETRRKALLKHFGSVKRLRAATIEQICEVPGIGRRTAEQVAAALAGAAPAAPAVNTATGEMMEEDEPAASPPPGIRGQRA; this is translated from the coding sequence ATGGCAGACCCCAGCAGTTACCGACCCAAGCCGGGACAGATCCCCGACTCGCCCGGGGTCTACAAATTCCGTGACGAGCACCGCCGCGTGATCTACGTCGGCAAGGCGAAGAGCCTCCGCCAGCGGCTCTCCTCCTACTTCCAGGACCTGGCGGGCCTCCACCCGCGCACCCGCACCATGGTCACCACCGCGGCGTCGGTGGAGTGGACGGTGGTCTCCACCGAGGTCGAGGCCCTCCAGCTCGAATACTCCTGGATCAAGGAGTTCGACCCCCGCTTCAACGTCAAGTACCGCGACGACAAGAGCTATCCGTCCCTCGCGGTGACGATGAACGAGGAATTCCCCCGTGTGCAGGTGATGCGCGGTCCCAAGCGGAAGGGCGTGCGCTACTTCGGCCCGTACGCCCACGCCTGGGCCATCCGCGAGACGGTCGACCTGATGCTGCGGGTCTTTCCGGTGCGCACCTGCTCCGCCGGTGTGTTCAAGCGCTCCGCGCAGATCGGCCGCCCCTGTCTCCTCGGCTACATCGGCAAGTGCTCGGCCCCCTGCGTCGGCCGGGTGAGCGCGGAGGAGCACCGCGAGCTCGCCGAGGACTTCTGCGCCTTCATGGCCGGCCGCACCGGCGCCTACCTCCAGCGCCTGGAGCGGCGGATGCGCGAGGCCGCCGAGGAGATGGAGTACGAGCGGGCCGCCCGCCTCCGCGACGACATCGAGGCGCTCCGCCGGGCCATGGAGAAGAACGCCGTCGTCCTCACCGACGCCACCGACGCCGATCTGATCGCCGTCGCCGAGGACGAACTGGAGGCCGCCGTCCAGATCTTCCACGTCCGCGGCGGCCGGGTCCGCGGCCAGCGCGGCTGGGTCACCGACAAGGTCGAGGCCGTCGACACGGCCGGTCTCGTGGAGCACGCCCTGCAGCAGCTCTACGGGGAGGAGAGCGGCGAGGGCGTCCCCCGCGAGGTGCTGGTCCCGGCGCTGCCCGACCCCGTCGAGCCGCTCGCCGACTGGCTCGCCGGGCGCCGCGGCTCCCGCGTCGACCTGCGGATACCGCAGCGCGGCGACAAGAAGGACCTGATGGCGACGGTGCAGCGCAACGCCCAGCAGGCGCTCGTGCTCCACAAGACCAAGCGGGCCTCCGACCTCACCACCCGCTCCCGGGCCCTGGAGGAGATCGCGGAGGCGCTCGGCCTGGATTCCGTACCGCTGCGGATCGAGTGCTTCGACATCTCCCACCTCCAGGGGGAGGACGTCGTGGCCTCCATGGTGGTCTTCGAGGACGGCCTCGCCCGCAAGAGCGAGTACCGCCGCTTCCAGATCAAGAGCTTCGCCGGCCAGGACGACGTCCGCGCCATGCACGAGGTCATCGGCCGCCGCTTCCGCCGCTATCTGCGCGAGAAGATGGCGACCGGCGAGTGGGACGAGGAGACGGGGAACGGCGCCGAGGGGAACGGCGGGAACGGCGCGGACGGCGCGGCCCCGGAGCCCGGCCTCCCCGGCGGCCCCGTCGACCCCGAGACCGGCCGTCCCCGCCGGTTCGCCTACCCGCCGCAGCTCGTCGTGGTCGACGGCGGGCAGCCGCAGGTCGCGGCGGCCCGGCGCGCCCTGGACGAGCTCGGCATCGACGACGTCGCCGTCTGCGGCCTCGCCAAGCGCCTGGAAGAGGTCTGGCTGCCCGGCGAGGACGACCCCGTCGTCCTGCCCCGCACCAGCGAGGGGCTCTACCTCCTGCAGCGGGTCCGTGACGAGGCACACCGTTTCGCCATCGCCTACCAGCGCAGCAAACGGGGCAAGAGCCTGCGTGCCGGGCCGCTGGCCGAGGTACCCGGGCTGGGCGAGACCCGCCGCAAGGCGCTGCTGAAGCACTTCGGCTCCGTGAAACGGCTCCGGGCCGCCACGATCGAACAGATCTGCGAGGTTCCCGGGATCGGCCGCCGGACGGCCGAGCAGGTCGCCGCGGCGCTCGCCGGCGCCGCACCGGCCGCTCCCGCGGTGAACACCGCGACCGGAGAGATGATGGAAGAGGACGAGCCGGCGGCTTCCCCGCCGCCGGGGATACGGGGGCAGCGAGCATGA
- the rapZ gene encoding RNase adapter RapZ produces MNGHEGEEAQVSTGTTADAADTAAIPELVIISGMSGAGRSTAAKCLEDLGWFVVDNLPPALIPTMVDLGARSQGNVARIAVVVDVRGRGFFDSLRQSLADLAAKNVRRRVIFLEASDDALVRRFESVRRPHPLQGSGRIVDGIAAERDLLRELRGDADLVIDTSSLNVHELRAKMDAQFAGGEEPELRATVMSFGYKYGLPVDADLVVDCRFLPNPHWVPELRPFTGLNEEVSGYVFNQPGAKEFLDRYTELLQLIAAGYRREGKRYVTVAVGCTGGKHRSVAMSEKLAARLAAEGVETVVVHRDMGRE; encoded by the coding sequence ATGAACGGCCACGAAGGAGAAGAAGCTCAGGTGAGTACGGGCACCACGGCGGACGCGGCGGACACGGCCGCCATCCCCGAGCTGGTCATCATCTCCGGCATGTCCGGGGCCGGCCGCAGCACGGCGGCGAAGTGCCTGGAGGACCTCGGCTGGTTCGTCGTGGACAACCTCCCCCCGGCGCTGATCCCCACCATGGTGGACCTGGGGGCGCGCTCCCAGGGGAACGTCGCCCGGATCGCGGTCGTCGTCGACGTCCGCGGCCGCGGCTTCTTCGACAGCCTCCGCCAGTCGCTCGCCGACCTGGCCGCCAAGAACGTCAGACGCCGGGTGATCTTCCTGGAGGCGTCCGACGACGCCCTCGTACGGCGCTTCGAATCCGTCCGCCGCCCGCATCCGCTGCAGGGCTCCGGCCGGATCGTCGACGGTATCGCCGCGGAGCGGGACCTGCTGCGCGAGCTGCGCGGCGACGCGGACCTCGTCATCGACACCTCCAGCCTCAACGTCCACGAGCTGCGCGCCAAGATGGACGCCCAGTTCGCCGGCGGCGAGGAGCCCGAGCTGCGGGCCACCGTCATGTCCTTCGGCTACAAGTACGGCCTCCCGGTCGACGCCGACCTCGTCGTCGACTGCCGCTTCCTGCCCAACCCGCACTGGGTCCCGGAGCTGCGCCCCTTCACCGGCCTCAACGAGGAGGTGTCCGGCTACGTCTTCAACCAGCCCGGCGCCAAGGAGTTCCTCGACCGCTACACCGAGCTGCTCCAGCTCATCGCAGCCGGCTACCGCCGCGAGGGCAAGCGCTATGTGACCGTCGCCGTCGGCTGCACGGGCGGCAAGCACCGCAGTGTGGCGATGTCCGAGAAGCTCGCCGCCCGCCTGGCCGCCGAGGGCGTGGAGACCGTGGTGGTCCACCGGGACATGGGGCGCGAGTGA
- a CDS encoding gluconeogenesis factor YvcK family protein, with the protein MPARTGHTASRAGHTVRRRGTNPKVVALGGGHGLSASLAALRRITGDLTAVVTVADDGGSSGRLRDELGVLPPGDLRKALAALCGDDEWGQTWARVVQHRFAGEGDLQGHAVGNLLIVALWEQLGDHVQALEWVGRLLGAHGRVLPMSAVPLELEALVRGHDPARPEDVDTVRGQATVALTRGEVQSVHLVPADPPAVPEAVEAVLDADWVVLGPGSWFSSVIPHLLVPELLDALTETKARRVLSLNLAPQPGETDGFSPQRHLEVLARHAPKLAFDVVLADEAAVPDRDSLTEAAERLGGAVELAPVAAPDGSARHDPELLAAAYDRIFRMHGRIGPWR; encoded by the coding sequence ATGCCGGCGCGCACCGGCCACACGGCCTCCCGCGCGGGCCACACCGTGCGGCGGCGGGGGACGAACCCCAAGGTCGTCGCGCTCGGCGGCGGGCACGGCCTGTCCGCCTCGCTCGCCGCGCTCCGCCGCATCACCGGCGACCTCACGGCCGTCGTCACCGTCGCCGACGACGGCGGCTCCAGCGGCCGGCTCCGCGACGAACTCGGCGTGCTGCCGCCGGGCGATCTGCGCAAGGCCCTCGCGGCGCTCTGCGGGGACGACGAATGGGGCCAGACCTGGGCCCGCGTCGTCCAGCACCGCTTCGCGGGCGAGGGGGACCTGCAGGGCCACGCCGTGGGCAATCTGCTGATCGTCGCCCTCTGGGAGCAGCTCGGCGACCACGTCCAGGCCCTGGAGTGGGTCGGCCGGCTGCTGGGGGCGCACGGCCGGGTGCTGCCGATGTCCGCGGTCCCGCTGGAGCTGGAGGCCCTGGTACGGGGCCACGACCCGGCCCGCCCGGAGGACGTGGACACCGTCCGCGGCCAGGCCACCGTCGCGCTCACCCGCGGCGAGGTGCAGTCCGTGCACCTCGTCCCGGCCGACCCGCCGGCGGTGCCGGAGGCCGTCGAGGCGGTGCTGGACGCGGACTGGGTGGTGCTCGGCCCCGGGTCGTGGTTCTCCTCCGTGATCCCGCATCTGCTGGTCCCGGAGCTGCTCGACGCGCTGACGGAGACCAAGGCCCGCCGCGTGCTCTCGCTGAACCTCGCGCCGCAGCCCGGCGAAACCGACGGCTTCTCCCCGCAGCGTCATTTGGAGGTTTTGGCCCGACACGCACCTAAACTCGCCTTCGACGTGGTGCTGGCCGACGAGGCCGCCGTGCCCGACCGCGACAGTCTCACCGAAGCCGCCGAGCGGCTCGGCGGCGCGGTCGAACTGGCGCCGGTGGCCGCGCCGGACGGCTCGGCCCGGCACGACCCCGAGCTGCTGGCCGCCGCGTACGACCGGATTTTCAGGATGCATGGAAGGATCGGCCCATGGCGATGA
- the whiA gene encoding DNA-binding protein WhiA yields MAMTAAVKDEISRLPVTRTCCRKSEVSSILRFAGGLHLVSGRIVIEAELDTGIAARRLRKDILEIFGHASDLVVMAPGGLRRGSRYVVRVVAGGDQLARQTGLVDGRGRPVRGLPPQVVSGATCDAEAAWRGAFLAHGSLTEPGRSSSLEVTCPGPEAALALVGAARRLGIGAKAREVRGVDRVVVRDGDAIGALLTRLGAHESVLAWEERRMRREVRATANRLANFDDANLRRSARAAVAAGARVQRALEILGDDVPEHLAAAGRLRMEHKQASLEELGALADPPLTKDAVAGRIRRLLAMADKRAQDLGIPGTEAGLTEDMAEDFSGEMAGQLH; encoded by the coding sequence ATGGCGATGACGGCAGCGGTGAAGGATGAAATCTCCCGGCTCCCCGTCACCCGGACCTGCTGCCGGAAGTCGGAGGTCTCGTCGATCCTGCGGTTCGCGGGCGGCCTGCACCTCGTCAGCGGCCGGATCGTGATCGAGGCGGAGCTGGACACGGGAATCGCGGCGCGCAGGCTCCGCAAGGACATTCTGGAGATCTTCGGACACGCGTCCGACCTGGTGGTGATGGCCCCCGGCGGGCTGCGGCGCGGCAGCCGCTACGTCGTCCGCGTGGTGGCGGGCGGCGACCAACTCGCCCGGCAGACGGGGCTGGTGGACGGCCGCGGCCGGCCGGTGCGCGGGCTTCCCCCGCAGGTCGTCTCCGGCGCCACCTGTGACGCCGAGGCCGCCTGGCGCGGGGCCTTCCTGGCGCACGGTTCCCTCACCGAGCCCGGCCGTTCCTCCTCGCTGGAGGTCACCTGCCCCGGCCCCGAGGCCGCGCTCGCCCTGGTCGGCGCGGCCCGCCGGCTCGGCATCGGCGCGAAGGCCCGCGAGGTGCGCGGTGTCGACCGGGTGGTCGTCCGTGACGGTGATGCGATCGGCGCGCTGTTGACGCGGCTCGGCGCCCACGAGTCCGTACTGGCCTGGGAGGAGCGGCGGATGCGCCGCGAGGTGCGCGCCACCGCCAACCGTCTCGCCAACTTCGACGACGCCAATCTGCGCCGCTCGGCGCGCGCCGCCGTCGCGGCCGGTGCCCGGGTCCAGCGGGCGCTGGAGATCCTCGGCGACGACGTGCCGGAGCACCTCGCGGCGGCCGGACGGCTGCGCATGGAGCACAAGCAGGCGTCCCTGGAGGAGTTGGGGGCGCTCGCCGACCCGCCGCTGACCAAGGACGCCGTGGCGGGCCGCATCCGGCGGCTGCTGGCGATGGCCGACAAGCGCGCCCAGGACCTCGGCATCCCCGGCACCGAGGCCGGTCTCACGGAGGACATGGCCGAGGACTTCTCCGGGGAGATGGCCGGCCAGCTCCACTGA
- the gap gene encoding type I glyceraldehyde-3-phosphate dehydrogenase has translation MTIRVGINGFGRIGRNYFRAALEQGADIEIVGVNDLTDNATLAHLLKYDSILGRLQAEVSHTEDTITVGGKTFKTMAERDPANLPWSELGADIVIESTGIFTKRDDAAKHLAAGAKKVLISAPAKNEDITIVMGVNQDKYDAAQHHVISNASCTTNCVAPMAKVLDEAFGIVKGMMTTVHAYTNDQRILDFPHKDLRRARAAAENIIPTSTGAAKATALVLPQLKGKLDGIAMRVPVPTGSVTDLVLELDREVTRDEVNAAFQKAAEGQLKGVLEYTEDPIVSSDIVNWPASCTFDSLLTMAQGKQVKVVGWYDNEWGYSNRMVDLTTFVGGKL, from the coding sequence GTGACGATCCGCGTAGGCATCAACGGATTCGGCCGCATCGGCCGCAACTACTTCCGGGCAGCCCTGGAGCAGGGTGCGGACATCGAGATCGTCGGTGTCAACGACCTGACCGACAACGCGACCCTGGCGCACCTGCTCAAGTACGACTCCATTCTGGGCCGTCTGCAGGCAGAGGTCAGCCACACCGAGGACACCATCACGGTGGGCGGCAAGACCTTCAAGACGATGGCGGAGCGGGACCCGGCGAACCTGCCCTGGTCCGAGCTCGGCGCCGACATCGTCATCGAGTCGACCGGCATCTTCACCAAGCGCGACGACGCCGCCAAGCACCTGGCCGCCGGCGCCAAGAAGGTCCTCATCTCCGCGCCCGCGAAGAACGAGGACATCACCATCGTGATGGGCGTCAACCAGGACAAGTACGACGCCGCTCAGCACCACGTCATCTCCAACGCCTCCTGCACGACCAACTGCGTGGCCCCGATGGCCAAGGTGCTCGACGAGGCCTTCGGCATCGTCAAGGGCATGATGACGACCGTCCACGCCTACACCAACGACCAGCGCATCCTCGACTTCCCGCACAAGGACCTGCGCCGCGCCCGCGCCGCCGCGGAGAACATCATCCCGACCTCCACGGGTGCCGCCAAGGCCACCGCGCTGGTCCTGCCGCAGCTCAAGGGCAAGCTGGACGGCATCGCCATGCGCGTCCCGGTCCCGACCGGCTCGGTCACCGACCTCGTCCTCGAACTCGACCGCGAGGTCACCCGCGACGAGGTCAACGCCGCCTTCCAGAAGGCGGCCGAGGGCCAGCTCAAGGGCGTCCTGGAGTACACTGAGGACCCGATCGTCTCCTCGGACATCGTCAACTGGCCGGCCTCCTGCACCTTCGACTCCCTGCTCACCATGGCGCAGGGCAAGCAGGTCAAGGTCGTCGGCTGGTACGACAACGAGTGGGGCTACTCCAACCGCATGGTGGACCTGACCACGTTCGTCGGCGGCAAGCTCTGA
- a CDS encoding phosphoglycerate kinase yields the protein MKTIDDLQVAGKRVFVRADLNVPLDGTTITDDGRIRAVLPTIARLAEAGAKVIVASHLGRPKGAPDPKFSLAPAAARLGELLGRDVAFAADTVDDGARSTVEGLADGQVAVLENLRFNPGETSKDDAERGAFADRLAALADLYVGDGFGAVHRKHASVYDLPARLPHAAGGLIATEVGVLKKLTEDVKRPYAVVLGGAKVSDKLGVIDHLLGKADRILIGGGMAYTFLKAQGHEIGGSLLQEDQIPAVREYLTRAKEQGVEFVLPVDVLAAAGFPDLRTKAPANPVTVSADVIPADMQGLDIGPETRKLFASKLADAATVFWNGPMGVFEHPDYAEGTRAVAQALLDSPAFSVVGGGDSAAAVRQLGFDENAFGHISTGGGASLEYLEGKTLPGLAALED from the coding sequence ATGAAGACGATCGACGACCTCCAGGTGGCGGGCAAGCGGGTCTTCGTCCGCGCCGACCTCAACGTGCCGCTCGACGGCACCACCATCACCGACGACGGCCGCATCCGTGCCGTCCTCCCGACGATCGCCCGGCTCGCCGAAGCGGGCGCCAAGGTGATCGTCGCCTCCCATCTCGGCCGTCCCAAGGGCGCCCCGGACCCCAAGTTCTCCCTGGCCCCCGCGGCCGCGCGCCTCGGTGAACTGCTGGGCCGGGACGTCGCCTTCGCGGCCGACACCGTGGACGACGGCGCCCGCTCCACCGTGGAGGGGCTCGCCGACGGCCAGGTCGCCGTCCTGGAGAACCTCCGCTTCAACCCGGGGGAGACGAGCAAGGACGACGCCGAGCGCGGCGCCTTCGCCGACCGGCTCGCCGCCCTCGCCGACCTCTACGTCGGCGACGGCTTCGGCGCGGTCCACCGCAAGCACGCCTCCGTCTACGACCTCCCGGCCCGCCTCCCGCACGCCGCCGGCGGCCTCATCGCCACCGAGGTCGGCGTCCTGAAGAAGCTCACCGAGGACGTCAAGCGCCCGTACGCCGTCGTGCTCGGCGGTGCCAAGGTCTCCGACAAGCTCGGCGTGATCGACCACCTGCTGGGCAAGGCCGACCGCATCCTCATCGGCGGCGGCATGGCGTACACCTTCCTCAAGGCCCAGGGCCACGAGATCGGCGGCTCGCTGCTGCAGGAGGACCAGATCCCGGCCGTCCGGGAGTACCTCACGCGAGCGAAGGAGCAGGGCGTGGAGTTCGTGCTCCCCGTCGACGTGCTGGCGGCCGCCGGGTTCCCGGACCTGAGGACGAAGGCCCCGGCGAACCCGGTCACGGTCTCCGCGGACGTCATCCCGGCCGACATGCAGGGCCTGGACATCGGTCCGGAGACCCGTAAGCTCTTCGCCTCGAAGCTCGCCGACGCGGCCACCGTCTTCTGGAACGGCCCGATGGGCGTCTTCGAGCACCCGGACTACGCCGAGGGCACCCGCGCGGTCGCCCAGGCGCTCCTCGACAGCCCGGCCTTCTCCGTCGTCGGCGGTGGCGACTCCGCCGCCGCCGTCCGGCAGCTGGGCTTCGACGAGAACGCTTTCGGCCACATTTCGACCGGCGGTGGCGCGAGCCTCGAGTACCTCGAGGGCAAGACGCTCCCCGGCCTCGCCGCACTGGAGGACTGA
- the tpiA gene encoding triose-phosphate isomerase: MTAPAHGRTPLMAGNWKMNLNHLEAIAHVQKLAFALSDKDYDAVEVAVLVPFTDLRSVQTLVDGDKLRIAYGAQDVSAHDNGAYTGEISGSMLAKLKCTYVAIGHSERRQYHGEDEEIVNAKVKAAYQHGLTPILCVGEGLDVRKAGNQVAHTLAQVDGALKDIPAEQAASIVIAYEPVWAIGTGEVATPEDAQEVCGAIRGRLAELYGRELADGVRIQYGGSVKSGNVAAIMAQPDVDGALVGGAALDADEFVKIVRFRDQ; the protein is encoded by the coding sequence ATGACCGCTCCCGCCCACGGCCGCACCCCGCTCATGGCGGGCAACTGGAAGATGAACCTCAACCACCTCGAGGCCATCGCGCACGTCCAGAAGCTCGCCTTCGCCCTGTCCGACAAGGACTACGACGCCGTCGAGGTCGCCGTTCTGGTGCCCTTCACCGATCTGCGCTCGGTGCAGACCCTGGTTGACGGCGACAAGCTGAGGATCGCCTACGGCGCCCAGGACGTCTCCGCCCACGACAACGGCGCCTACACCGGCGAGATCTCCGGCTCCATGCTCGCCAAGCTGAAGTGCACCTACGTCGCGATCGGCCACTCCGAGCGCCGGCAGTACCACGGTGAGGACGAGGAGATCGTCAACGCCAAGGTCAAGGCCGCGTACCAGCACGGCCTGACCCCGATCCTCTGCGTCGGCGAGGGCCTGGACGTCCGCAAGGCCGGCAACCAGGTCGCGCACACGCTCGCCCAGGTCGACGGCGCCCTGAAGGACATCCCGGCCGAGCAGGCCGCGTCCATCGTGATCGCCTACGAGCCGGTGTGGGCCATCGGCACCGGCGAGGTGGCCACCCCCGAGGACGCCCAGGAGGTGTGCGGCGCGATCCGCGGCCGCCTGGCCGAGCTGTACGGCCGGGAACTGGCGGACGGGGTCCGGATCCAGTACGGCGGCTCGGTGAAGTCCGGCAACGTCGCGGCGATCATGGCGCAGCCCGATGTGGACGGGGCCCTGGTCGGCGGCGCGGCGCTGGACGCCGACGAGTTCGTCAAGATCGTCCGGTTCCGCGACCAGTAA
- the secG gene encoding preprotein translocase subunit SecG, translating into MGFSIALIIFSGLLMMLVLMHKGKGGGLSDMFGGGMQSSVGGSSVAERNLDRITVVIGLLWFVCIVALGILMKLDS; encoded by the coding sequence ATGGGGTTCTCGATCGCCCTGATCATCTTCAGTGGTCTGCTGATGATGCTGGTGCTCATGCACAAGGGGAAGGGCGGCGGTCTGTCCGACATGTTCGGCGGCGGCATGCAGTCCTCCGTCGGCGGGTCCTCGGTGGCCGAGCGCAACCTCGACCGCATCACCGTCGTGATCGGGCTCCTGTGGTTCGTCTGCATCGTCGCTCTGGGGATCCTGATGAAGCTGGACAGCTGA